In Pyxidicoccus xibeiensis, the following proteins share a genomic window:
- the modC gene encoding molybdenum ABC transporter ATP-binding protein, translating to MSLDLSIRLPLARFTLEVRTRLTGASVAVMGRSGSGKTSLLEVLAGLRRGARGRVELGGRVLLDSDARVDVPPEARRMGYVPQDALLFPHLTAGENVRFGVRRGRPSRADEAVALLELGPLLHRYPATLSGGEKQRVALARALATDPALLLLDEPLAALDVALKERVLPYLLRVRDEAKVPMLYVTHQLGEARVLAHEALLLEEGQVRAAGPASEVLGSSARGLLASEGEGEENILEGVLERPEGGGLRLRVADGLALWVPDAPELAAGARAAYAVPSEDVLLSMGPLSGVSARNVLAGTVVKVEPAAAGEDAATVDVAGVRWVVRLTEASVRELGVTPGARVYLAVKSAACRRLR from the coding sequence GTGAGCCTGGACCTGTCCATCCGGCTTCCGCTGGCGCGCTTCACGCTGGAGGTGCGGACCCGCCTCACGGGAGCGTCGGTGGCGGTGATGGGGCGCTCGGGCTCCGGGAAGACGTCCCTGCTGGAGGTGCTGGCCGGGCTGCGGCGCGGTGCCCGGGGACGCGTCGAGCTGGGCGGGCGCGTGCTGCTGGACAGCGACGCGCGCGTGGACGTGCCGCCCGAGGCGCGGCGCATGGGCTACGTGCCCCAGGATGCGCTGCTCTTTCCGCACCTCACGGCCGGGGAGAACGTGCGCTTCGGCGTGCGCCGGGGCCGGCCCTCGCGGGCGGACGAGGCCGTGGCGCTGCTGGAGCTGGGTCCGCTGCTGCACCGCTACCCCGCGACACTCTCCGGAGGGGAGAAGCAGCGGGTGGCCCTGGCGCGGGCGCTGGCCACGGACCCGGCGCTGCTGCTGCTGGACGAGCCGCTGGCCGCGCTGGACGTGGCGCTGAAGGAGCGGGTGCTGCCGTACCTGCTGCGCGTGCGGGACGAGGCGAAGGTGCCGATGCTGTACGTGACGCACCAGCTCGGCGAGGCGCGAGTCCTCGCCCACGAAGCGCTGCTGCTGGAGGAGGGCCAGGTCCGCGCGGCGGGCCCCGCCTCCGAAGTCCTGGGCTCTTCGGCCCGGGGGCTGCTCGCGTCGGAGGGCGAGGGCGAAGAGAACATCCTGGAAGGAGTGCTGGAGCGCCCGGAGGGTGGAGGGCTCCGCCTGCGCGTGGCGGACGGGCTGGCGCTCTGGGTGCCGGACGCGCCGGAACTGGCGGCGGGCGCACGCGCGGCGTACGCGGTGCCGTCCGAAGACGTGCTGCTCTCCATGGGCCCGCTGTCCGGAGTGTCCGCGCGCAACGTGCTGGCGGGCACGGTGGTGAAGGTGGAGCCGGCGGCAGCGGGAGAGGACGCGGCCACGGTGGACGTGGCAGGAGTGCGCTGGGTGGTGCGGCTCACCGAGGCTTCCGTGCGTGAGCTGGGAGTGACGCCGGGCGCCCGGGTGTACCTCGCCGTGAAGTCGGCCGCGTGCCGGAGGCTGCGGTAG
- the modB gene encoding molybdate ABC transporter permease subunit, with translation MEGTAGLVLFTVAVAAVATLLILPPGVAAAYALARWDGPGKGVVETLLALPMVLPPTAVGLVLLELLARNGPVGRVLDAWGVEVVFTPRAVVLASAVMAFPLLVRSARSGFEEVDPRLVAVARTLGDSRARAFFRVTLPLAWRGVLVGALLAFSRALGEFGATVLVAGNIPGRTQTLSLAIFHRTQLGQDAEALQLAGVATLLAFAAVYATEVVTRRRGRRVRA, from the coding sequence ATGGAAGGCACGGCGGGACTGGTCCTCTTCACAGTGGCGGTGGCGGCGGTGGCCACGCTGCTCATCCTCCCGCCCGGGGTGGCTGCGGCGTACGCGCTGGCACGCTGGGACGGGCCGGGCAAGGGCGTGGTGGAGACGCTGTTGGCGCTGCCCATGGTGCTGCCGCCCACGGCGGTGGGCCTGGTGTTGCTGGAGTTGCTGGCGCGCAACGGCCCCGTGGGCCGGGTGCTGGACGCGTGGGGCGTGGAGGTGGTGTTCACGCCGCGCGCGGTCGTGCTGGCCAGCGCGGTGATGGCGTTTCCGTTGCTGGTGCGCTCGGCTCGCTCGGGCTTCGAGGAGGTGGACCCGCGGCTGGTGGCGGTGGCGCGCACGCTGGGGGACTCGCGGGCGCGGGCCTTCTTCCGGGTGACGCTGCCGCTGGCGTGGCGCGGGGTGCTGGTGGGCGCGCTGCTGGCCTTCTCCCGGGCGCTGGGCGAGTTCGGCGCCACGGTGCTGGTGGCGGGCAACATCCCCGGGCGCACGCAGACGCTGTCGCTGGCCATCTTCCACCGCACGCAGCTGGGGCAGGACGCGGAGGCGCTCCAGCTGGCGGGCGTGGCGACGCTGCTGGCCTTCGCGGCGGTGTACGCCACGGAGGTGGTGACACGGCGGCGGGGGCGGCGGGTGCGCGCGTGA
- the modA gene encoding molybdate ABC transporter substrate-binding protein: MRGLSLLCASLLLLAAVPARSEKALVFAAASATDALQELGPAFTKATGHEVEFAFGASSDLARQAVAGAPADAFLSADVVRLDTVERAGLVQPGTRLDLLSNRLVVVVPLDVKGRLAGPEGLKGLKRLALADPAAVPAGVYAKGWLEKAGLWKALEAKVVPALDVRAALSAVESGRVDAGVVYATDAAQSKRVRVAFVVPEADAPRIVYPVAALAKGKSPEAGRAFVRFLQSDVARKTFERHGFGVPVAAEGKRAP; the protein is encoded by the coding sequence ATGCGTGGATTGAGCCTGCTCTGTGCCTCCCTGCTGCTGCTGGCGGCGGTGCCCGCCCGCTCGGAGAAGGCGCTGGTCTTCGCCGCGGCGAGCGCCACGGATGCGCTCCAGGAGCTGGGGCCGGCCTTCACGAAGGCGACGGGCCACGAGGTGGAGTTCGCCTTCGGGGCCTCCAGCGACCTGGCCCGGCAGGCGGTGGCGGGGGCCCCGGCGGATGCCTTCCTCTCGGCGGACGTGGTCCGGTTGGACACCGTGGAGCGGGCGGGGCTGGTGCAGCCGGGCACGCGGTTGGACCTCCTGTCCAACCGGCTGGTGGTGGTGGTGCCGTTGGACGTGAAGGGTCGGCTGGCGGGGCCGGAGGGCCTGAAGGGGCTGAAGCGCCTGGCGCTGGCGGACCCGGCGGCGGTGCCGGCGGGGGTGTACGCGAAGGGGTGGCTGGAGAAGGCGGGGCTGTGGAAGGCGCTGGAGGCGAAGGTGGTGCCGGCGCTGGACGTGCGGGCGGCGCTGTCCGCCGTGGAGTCGGGGCGGGTGGACGCGGGGGTGGTGTACGCGACGGACGCGGCGCAGTCGAAGCGGGTGCGGGTGGCCTTCGTGGTGCCGGAAGCGGATGCGCCGCGCATCGTCTATCCGGTGGCGGCGCTGGCGAAGGGGAAGTCGCCGGAGGCGGGGCGGGCCTTCGTGCGCTTCCTCCAGTCCGACGTCGCGAGGAAGACCTTCGAGCGGCACGGCTTCGGGGTGCCGGTGGCGGCGGAGGGGAAGCGCGCGCCGTGA
- a CDS encoding MarR family winged helix-turn-helix transcriptional regulator yields MLKLQQLLLALGRRRSLRDPIASTCEQLQFTPPQVHALLWLGQDGALTMGELAKRLGVTEKTVTGVVDRLEREGHLVRERSASDRRVVRCRLTPDGQTTFQKLDRFMSQSMGQMLGILDAGDRKALFRILEKLLRRSDAPPTTPGARERSA; encoded by the coding sequence GTGCTGAAGCTCCAGCAGCTGTTGCTGGCGCTCGGCCGCAGGCGCTCGCTCCGTGACCCCATCGCGAGCACCTGTGAGCAGCTCCAGTTCACGCCGCCGCAGGTGCATGCCCTGCTGTGGCTGGGCCAGGACGGCGCACTCACCATGGGCGAGCTGGCCAAGCGACTGGGCGTCACCGAGAAGACCGTCACCGGCGTGGTGGACCGGCTGGAGCGCGAAGGCCACCTGGTGCGCGAGCGCAGCGCCTCGGACCGCCGGGTCGTCCGCTGCCGCCTCACGCCTGATGGGCAGACGACCTTCCAGAAGCTCGACCGCTTCATGAGCCAGAGCATGGGGCAGATGCTCGGCATCCTCGACGCGGGCGACCGCAAGGCCCTGTTCCGCATCCTGGAGAAGCTGCTGCGACGCAGCGATGCACCGCCCACCACGCCGGGAGCGCGCGAGCGCTCGGCCTGA
- a CDS encoding Do family serine endopeptidase, with amino-acid sequence MKRSACLAALGLALSLSGCRCGREELLPTPPPTGAAEPGSQGLVPSRDSPAVQAMPPDMRSALASVAPLVESVKAAVVNVEVRSGAPSRRGQEEGAPWEEEGEPPSGGAPWGPFTPFGQGPREEPSRQGIGSGFIVDARGLVLTNNHVVEGATEIHVQLPDGRELGAKVLGTDPLTDVALLQLQRGEDGKSLPVVRLGNSEALRVGDWVVAIGNPFGLGSSVSLGIVSAKARDIEAGPFDDFLQTDAAINPGNSGGPLFNLRGEVVGINTAIIGQGSGIGFAVPSNLVQALLPQLEKEGAVTRGWLGVAVQDLTPDLGEALGLPAREGAIVNDVTEGTPAEAAGLQPEDVIVAADGQAIQSGRALTRTVALKAPGSALILSVYRGGKKQELKATLGTRPDLEGVGPRAAPEAQAEEPRHHVGLGLADVDARLSRVQELPAAGALVTDVDPGSAAADARLVPGMVVVEAQGEPVRRARDLLRALREARPGESLLLRVVSPGGRRELRALTVPEE; translated from the coding sequence ATGAAGAGAAGCGCATGCCTGGCTGCCCTGGGACTGGCCCTGTCCCTGTCCGGCTGCCGATGCGGGCGCGAAGAGCTGCTGCCCACTCCGCCGCCCACCGGGGCCGCGGAGCCCGGCTCCCAGGGTCTCGTGCCGTCGCGGGACAGCCCCGCCGTCCAGGCGATGCCTCCGGACATGCGCTCCGCGCTCGCGTCCGTCGCCCCGCTGGTGGAGTCCGTGAAGGCCGCCGTCGTCAACGTGGAGGTGCGCTCGGGCGCGCCTTCCCGCCGCGGCCAGGAGGAGGGCGCGCCGTGGGAAGAGGAAGGTGAGCCACCGTCCGGGGGCGCGCCGTGGGGTCCCTTCACGCCCTTCGGCCAGGGGCCGCGCGAGGAGCCGTCGCGCCAGGGCATCGGTTCGGGCTTCATCGTCGATGCCCGGGGGCTGGTGCTCACCAACAACCACGTGGTGGAGGGCGCCACGGAAATCCACGTGCAGCTGCCCGACGGGCGCGAGCTGGGCGCGAAGGTGCTGGGGACGGACCCGCTCACGGACGTGGCACTGCTCCAGCTCCAGCGGGGCGAGGACGGGAAGTCCCTGCCGGTGGTGCGCCTGGGGAACTCGGAGGCGCTGCGCGTGGGGGACTGGGTGGTGGCCATCGGCAACCCCTTCGGGCTGGGCTCCAGCGTCAGCCTGGGCATCGTCTCCGCCAAGGCGCGCGACATCGAGGCGGGCCCCTTCGACGACTTCCTCCAGACGGATGCCGCCATCAACCCGGGCAACTCCGGCGGGCCCCTCTTCAACCTCCGGGGCGAGGTGGTGGGCATCAACACCGCCATCATCGGCCAGGGCTCGGGCATCGGCTTCGCGGTGCCGAGCAACCTCGTGCAGGCCCTGCTTCCGCAGCTGGAGAAGGAGGGCGCCGTCACCCGGGGCTGGCTGGGCGTGGCGGTGCAGGACCTGACGCCGGACCTGGGCGAGGCGCTGGGCCTGCCCGCGCGCGAGGGCGCCATCGTCAACGACGTCACCGAGGGCACCCCCGCCGAGGCCGCCGGACTCCAGCCGGAGGACGTCATCGTCGCCGCGGACGGGCAGGCCATTCAGTCCGGCCGCGCCCTCACCCGCACGGTGGCGCTCAAGGCCCCTGGCTCCGCGCTCATCCTGTCCGTCTACCGCGGCGGGAAGAAGCAGGAGCTGAAGGCGACGCTGGGCACCCGGCCCGACCTGGAGGGCGTGGGGCCGCGAGCGGCGCCGGAGGCCCAGGCCGAGGAGCCACGACATCACGTGGGCCTGGGGCTCGCGGACGTGGACGCGCGGCTGTCGCGGGTCCAGGAGCTGCCCGCGGCGGGTGCGCTGGTGACGGACGTGGACCCGGGCTCGGCGGCCGCCGACGCGCGGCTGGTGCCGGGCATGGTGGTGGTGGAGGCGCAGGGCGAGCCGGTGCGGCGCGCCAGGGATTTGCTGCGCGCTCTGCGCGAGGCCCGGCCCGGGGAGTCCCTGCTGCTGCGCGTGGTGTCTCCGGGCGGGCGGCGCGAGCTGCGCGCGCTCACGGTGCCGGAGGAGTAG
- a CDS encoding YdcF family protein: protein MPPSSLSSTPGRLRRLLLVVAGALTCGVFGLAWVVDRFGQRERAGDADAVVVLGARVLPGGVPSGALRARTEKAVELYQRGVAPRLVFSGGVGVNPPSEARVMLALATRLGVPPEACVLEEESHSTEDNARLAAKVLRELGARRVVVVSDPYHLLRARQYFRLNGLDVATSPALETERNLSPVDRFYWTVREAIALLLHPRVLLARAPTPPAP from the coding sequence GTGCCACCCTCCTCGCTGTCCTCCACGCCCGGGCGCCTGCGCCGTCTCCTGCTCGTCGTCGCGGGAGCACTGACCTGCGGCGTGTTCGGCCTCGCGTGGGTGGTGGACCGCTTCGGTCAGCGCGAGCGGGCCGGCGATGCCGACGCAGTCGTCGTGCTGGGCGCGCGCGTGCTGCCGGGCGGGGTGCCCTCCGGCGCGCTGCGGGCGCGCACGGAGAAGGCGGTGGAGCTCTACCAGCGCGGCGTGGCGCCCCGGCTCGTCTTCTCCGGGGGCGTGGGGGTGAACCCACCCTCGGAGGCCCGGGTGATGCTGGCGCTCGCGACGCGGCTGGGCGTGCCGCCGGAGGCCTGCGTCCTGGAAGAGGAGAGCCACTCCACGGAGGACAACGCCCGGCTCGCGGCGAAGGTGCTGAGGGAGCTCGGCGCGCGGCGCGTGGTGGTCGTCTCGGACCCGTACCACCTGCTGCGCGCGCGCCAGTACTTCCGGCTCAACGGCCTGGACGTGGCCACCAGCCCGGCGCTGGAGACCGAGCGCAACCTCAGCCCGGTGGACCGCTTCTACTGGACGGTGCGCGAGGCCATCGCCCTGCTGCTGCACCCGCGCGTCCTGCTGGCCCGCGCGCCTACTCCTCCGGCACCGTGA